Proteins found in one Desulfobotulus pelophilus genomic segment:
- the gltX gene encoding glutamate--tRNA ligase, with protein MTDTIITRFPPSPTGYLHVGGARTALFNWLYARKTGGKFILRIEDTDTLRSTQESVDAIFQGLEWLGIDWDEGPYYQTRRFDIYQKFLDRLVAEEKAYYCTCSPETVEAMREKARAEGRNPMYDGSCRHKNRQPQPGAVVRLLTPDTGSTRIDDVVKGPISIPNTEIDDFIICRSDGVYTYNFAVVIDDLTMNITHVIRGDDHISNTPKQILIYEALGANIPKFGHVPMVLGPDRTRLSKRHGAMGVMEYKKMGFLPEALLNYLVRLGWSSGDQEFFTIEDMKHLFTLEAIGRSPGVFDMDKLTALNGEHIQKSTPEKLLPPLLEQMTDLAIPHDPDDTRLPAIISLLQPRSKTLLEMAQQAEPFFVAPSTYCEVAIKKNFKTGSLEVLKKIEEKLTESEEESETAMEALLHSVCEEMNLKLGKVGGPLRVALTGKGQSPGMGETLALLGKERSLPRIRAAIAFLETF; from the coding sequence GTGACAGACACCATTATAACACGCTTTCCGCCAAGCCCTACGGGCTATCTGCATGTGGGAGGGGCCCGTACCGCCCTGTTCAACTGGCTTTACGCCCGGAAAACCGGGGGTAAATTCATCCTGCGCATTGAGGATACGGATACCCTCCGGTCAACCCAGGAATCCGTCGATGCCATCTTCCAGGGCCTTGAGTGGCTGGGTATCGACTGGGATGAAGGTCCATACTATCAGACCCGACGCTTTGATATCTACCAAAAATTTCTCGACCGTCTTGTTGCGGAAGAAAAAGCCTATTACTGCACCTGCTCCCCTGAAACAGTGGAAGCCATGAGAGAAAAGGCCAGAGCCGAGGGCCGCAATCCCATGTACGACGGTTCCTGCCGTCATAAAAACCGGCAGCCTCAGCCAGGAGCCGTCGTCCGCCTGCTGACTCCGGATACGGGCAGCACTCGCATCGACGATGTGGTGAAAGGCCCCATATCCATACCCAACACAGAAATAGATGATTTTATCATCTGCCGCAGCGACGGTGTGTATACCTATAACTTTGCCGTTGTCATTGATGACCTTACCATGAACATCACCCACGTGATCCGGGGTGACGATCACATCAGCAACACCCCCAAACAGATTCTCATTTACGAAGCCCTTGGAGCCAACATCCCAAAATTCGGGCATGTTCCCATGGTTCTTGGACCCGACCGGACCCGACTTTCCAAACGACATGGTGCCATGGGGGTCATGGAATACAAAAAAATGGGCTTTCTTCCCGAAGCCCTGCTGAACTATCTCGTACGCCTTGGCTGGTCCAGCGGAGATCAGGAGTTTTTCACCATAGAAGACATGAAACACCTCTTTACCCTTGAAGCCATCGGCCGATCTCCCGGTGTATTTGATATGGACAAGCTTACGGCCCTTAATGGAGAACACATACAAAAAAGTACACCCGAGAAACTGTTGCCCCCCCTTCTGGAGCAGATGACGGATCTTGCCATACCCCACGATCCAGACGATACCCGGCTTCCTGCCATTATCTCCCTGCTCCAGCCTAGAAGCAAGACCCTCCTTGAGATGGCCCAGCAGGCAGAACCTTTTTTTGTGGCACCCTCCACTTATTGCGAGGTGGCCATCAAAAAGAACTTCAAGACCGGCAGCCTGGAGGTTCTGAAAAAAATAGAAGAAAAACTCACAGAGAGCGAAGAGGAGTCGGAAACCGCCATGGAGGCCCTGCTTCACAGCGTCTGCGAAGAAATGAATCTCAAACTCGGCAAAGTGGGAGGCCCCCTGCGGGTAGCCCTTACCGGCAAAGGACAGAGCCCCGGCATGGGTGAAACTCTGGCCCTGCTTGGAAAAGAACGCAGTCTGCCCAGAATCAGGGCTGCCATTGCCTTTTTAGAAACTTTCTAG
- the rpmF gene encoding 50S ribosomal protein L32 translates to MAVPKRKVSKSRRDKGRTHKKTAGVNVSACPECGEAKQSHAACRSCGTYKGRTVLADMEV, encoded by the coding sequence ATGGCTGTACCAAAGAGAAAAGTATCCAAGTCAAGAAGAGACAAGGGCCGGACACACAAGAAAACGGCTGGTGTCAATGTGTCCGCCTGCCCTGAGTGCGGCGAAGCAAAACAATCCCATGCTGCCTGCAGAAGCTGCGGTACCTATAAAGGACGTACGGTTCTGGCAGATATGGAGGTCTGA
- the acpP gene encoding acyl carrier protein has protein sequence MSVEDKVRKVIAEKLDVDIDEVVPGASLVEDLGADSLDLVELMMSMEDVFDVDISDEQAEKLRTVKDVIEFLEAL, from the coding sequence ATGTCCGTTGAAGATAAGGTTCGCAAAGTCATTGCTGAAAAACTGGATGTGGATATTGATGAGGTGGTGCCAGGGGCCTCACTGGTGGAAGACCTGGGAGCCGATTCACTGGATCTTGTGGAACTGATGATGAGTATGGAAGATGTCTTTGATGTGGATATTTCCGATGAGCAGGCGGAAAAACTCCGTACCGTCAAAGACGTGATTGAGTTTCTGGAAGCTCTGTGA
- the fabF gene encoding beta-ketoacyl-ACP synthase II → MVAGSLRTPRRVAVTGIGMVSPLGLSAGETWQGLTQGRSGIGPITRFDTEGQSVTIAGEVKGFRAEDFLPRKEARRTPLFMAYGVAAAQMAVEDARMPEGWTGDARTGVYAGCGIGGLEVMEENFRTLVSRGPGRVSPFLIPHFIGNMAGGMVAMHMGLRGPNLTFATACAAGAHAVGEAFRRIRDGYADVMLAGGSEAVVSPLCLAGFAAMKALSTRNDSPESASRPFDRDRDGFVVGEGACFLVLENLEKARERGARIYACIDGYGAGCDAYHITAPEPEGQGMAACMQAALLDGGVCPDQVGWVNAHGTGTPLNDVCETRAVKQVFGGHAQKLCITALKSMTGHLLGAAGGFAAGVSALALYHGILPPTRNLNHPDPECDLDYIPNQARSQDVKMALTNAFGFGGTNASLLMAVESGRERDIS, encoded by the coding sequence ATGGTAGCAGGAAGCCTCCGTACTCCTCGCAGGGTAGCTGTTACGGGAATCGGCATGGTTTCTCCTCTGGGTCTCAGTGCCGGTGAAACCTGGCAGGGCTTGACCCAGGGGCGCTCCGGTATTGGCCCGATTACACGATTTGATACGGAAGGCCAGAGCGTAACCATTGCCGGTGAAGTCAAAGGGTTTCGGGCAGAGGACTTTCTCCCCCGGAAGGAAGCCAGGCGTACGCCTTTGTTCATGGCATATGGTGTCGCTGCGGCACAGATGGCCGTGGAGGATGCGCGGATGCCCGAAGGCTGGACCGGGGATGCCCGTACAGGGGTCTATGCGGGCTGTGGCATTGGCGGGCTTGAGGTGATGGAAGAAAATTTCCGTACCCTTGTGTCCAGAGGCCCGGGCAGGGTGAGTCCTTTTCTGATTCCCCACTTCATTGGCAATATGGCTGGTGGCATGGTGGCCATGCATATGGGGCTCAGGGGGCCGAATCTCACCTTTGCGACAGCCTGTGCTGCCGGAGCCCACGCTGTGGGCGAGGCTTTCCGCCGAATCCGGGATGGCTATGCGGATGTCATGTTGGCCGGTGGCAGCGAGGCTGTTGTCAGCCCACTTTGTCTGGCTGGGTTTGCTGCTATGAAGGCGCTTTCCACCCGCAATGACAGCCCGGAGAGTGCCAGTCGCCCCTTTGACAGAGACAGGGACGGGTTTGTGGTGGGAGAAGGAGCCTGTTTCCTTGTGCTGGAGAATCTGGAGAAAGCCCGGGAGCGAGGGGCTCGGATTTATGCCTGCATAGATGGGTATGGTGCGGGATGCGATGCTTATCATATCACGGCTCCGGAACCCGAAGGACAGGGAATGGCCGCCTGCATGCAGGCGGCCCTGCTGGATGGCGGCGTTTGCCCTGATCAGGTGGGGTGGGTGAACGCCCACGGCACCGGCACCCCTTTGAATGATGTTTGTGAGACAAGAGCTGTGAAGCAGGTGTTCGGAGGCCATGCGCAAAAGCTTTGCATAACGGCTCTGAAAAGCATGACAGGGCATCTCCTTGGAGCTGCCGGAGGGTTTGCAGCGGGTGTGAGTGCCCTGGCCCTTTATCATGGTATTCTGCCTCCAACGCGGAACCTTAATCATCCGGATCCGGAATGCGACCTTGATTATATCCCGAATCAGGCCAGGAGTCAGGATGTAAAGATGGCTCTGACCAATGCCTTCGGCTTTGGTGGAACCAATGCCTCCCTGTTGATGGCAGTGGAGTCTGGCCGTGAAAGAGATATCTCATGA
- the rpiB gene encoding ribose 5-phosphate isomerase B, which produces MTDKNVILLASDHAAVDLKTVVAEHLRSRGMAVEDMGTHGRDSVDYTEYGIRVARAISEGRAERGILLCGTGIGMSMVANRFPGVRAALCNDLFSAGMSRRHNDANILVLGGRVLGDVLARAIVSAWLETPFEGGRHQVRLDHFNQGFCDPFK; this is translated from the coding sequence ATGACAGATAAAAATGTTATTTTGCTGGCCAGTGACCATGCTGCCGTGGACCTGAAGACCGTTGTGGCAGAGCATCTGCGCTCCCGGGGAATGGCTGTCGAAGATATGGGAACCCATGGTAGGGATTCCGTGGATTACACCGAGTATGGCATCCGGGTGGCGCGGGCAATTTCTGAAGGGCGTGCAGAACGGGGTATTCTTCTCTGCGGAACGGGCATTGGTATGAGCATGGTGGCCAACCGTTTTCCCGGCGTGCGGGCAGCGCTCTGCAATGATCTTTTTTCTGCAGGCATGAGCCGCCGTCATAATGATGCCAATATTCTCGTTTTGGGGGGACGGGTCCTGGGTGATGTGCTGGCCCGTGCCATTGTGAGCGCATGGCTGGAAACACCCTTTGAGGGGGGGCGTCATCAGGTGCGGCTGGATCATTTTAACCAGGGATTCTGTGATCCCTTTAAGTGA